The Podospora pseudopauciseta strain CBS 411.78 chromosome 2 map unlocalized CBS411.78m_2, whole genome shotgun sequence genome has a window encoding:
- a CDS encoding uncharacterized protein (EggNog:ENOG503NUFW; COG:S): MAAMSPTGIGHGRPGQPNGSISPRTVAEPKQVTFVLIFQASRGRLPLRVKIYPHDATESIVSTVKNFYGLYTTQTISKGVSFEDAEGNILIPHYENFAHDMTVSVRVHDELPRPYSYDHPPAPQHNFYTADTFLSQSPLPPPPRPDDHLFARPHSPPASRLRSPSPNGGRGRRSGSANNNPGSKKVRSRSAKNRSQLNGDSHGESFNGYSSGDGAPGSSSSKSKDHLGNTEISVDNIVEGGRRKRPKFDSSELPLYAPLQMPAATSNPSVSPARRADHQHRPSLPYIQSGPNPFSNPRPSLHSPHSYNNGFAHPSTYPTPSSDMRRSRGSFGFAATPGMPMVATPDGTANSCMSEEDKDVAIQLMRLGEISTHGRTSASTMDDTFSGRADATSSTGATSEADSDHDVPAARRQKLDAAGHHKKVLHTTESHFVGPADGADTSGEDGYCSDSAPKPAMAAPKPRTKLKANTLHQAKAAAAAAAAAAQSKPRPQKPKVKKEPAAVKTAAVNGGTAAALGPMSPASLPASRKQSVASNTGLSLAAGDEEHPDLSTKPRCQRCRKSKKGCDRQRPCGRCKDAGLGADQCISEDEGNGRKGRYGRHMGVPLVKEEVAAAPVAMTTLPPMMGGGFGGGVTGGAEYASEVGGGDKGKKRKR, translated from the exons ATGGCAGCCATGTCGCCAACCGGGATAGGGCACGGGCGCCCAGGTCAGCCTAACGGCAGCATCTCGCCCCGTACCGTCGCAGAGCCCAAGCAGGTTACGTTCGTCTTGATCTTCCAGGCATCGCGGGGGCGCCTGCCCCTTCGTGTCAAGATCTACCCTCACGACGCCACAGAGTCGATCGTGTCGACGGTCAAGAACTTTTACGGTCTGTATACCACCCAGACTATCTCCAAAGGCGTAAGCTTTGAGGATGCGGAGGGCAACATCCTCATTCCCCACTACGAGAACTTTGCTCATGATATGACCGTTTCCGTGCGGGTTCACGACGAGCTTCCCCGGCCGTATTCCTATGACCACCCGCCAGCGCCCCAACACAACTTTTATACCGCCGACACTTTCCTGTCCCAGTCGCctctgccaccacctccgcgcCCAGATGACCATCTCTTTGCCAGACCTCACTCGCCGCCTGCGTCACGCCTGCGTAGCCCTTCGCCTAATGGCGGACGTGGACGTCGCAGCGGCTCggcaaacaacaaccccggCTCCAAGAAGGTACGGTCACGTTCTGCCAAGAACAGATCGCAGTTGAATGGTGACAGTCACGGTGAAAGCTTCAACGGCTATAGCAGCGGCGACGGCGCGCCAGGCTCGTCGTCGAGCAAAAGCAAGGACCATCTCGGCAACACGGAAATCAGTGTGGACAATATCGTCGAGGGTGGCCGTCGCAAGCGTCCCAAGTTTGACAGCTCG GAGTTGCCTCTCTATGCCCCTCTGCAGATGCCCGCGGCCACGTCCAACCCTTCCGTCTCACCGGCGCGGCGTGCTGATCATCAGCATCGTCCCTCGCTGCCATATATTCAGTCTGGGCCAAATCCCTTCAGTAatcctcggccttctttgcACTCCCCGCACAGTTACAACAACGGGTTTGCGCACCCTTCCACATACCCCACGCCCAGCAGTGACATGCGGCGCTCGCGCGGCAGCTTCGGCTTCGCGGCCACGCCGGGGATGCCCATGGTGGCGACACCAGACGGCACCGCCAACAGCTGCATGTCTGAGGAAGACAAGGACGTCGCCATCCAGCTTATGCGCCTGGGTGAGATCTCCACGCATGGCCGGACGTCGGCGTCCACCATGGACGACACCTTTAGCGGCAGAGCGGACGCCACCTCGTCGACGGGTGCCACCAGCGAGGCGGACAGCGATCACGACGTGCCGGCGGCGCGGAGACAGAAGCTCGACGCTGCCGGTCACCACAAGAAGGTCCTCCATACCACAGAGAGCCACTTTGTTGGCCCCGCCGACGGCGCCGACACGAGCGGTGAAGATGGCTACTGCTCGGACAGCGCCCCCAAGCCCGCCATGGCGGCTCCCAAGCCGAGAACCAAGCTCAAGGCGAACACGCTTCACCAAGCCAAGGCTGCCGCGGCTGccgcggctgctgctgcgcagTCCAAGCCTCGGCCTCAGAAGCCcaaggtcaagaaggagccCGCGGCCGTGAAGACGGCAGCCGTCAACGGTGGTACCGCTGCCGCTTTGGGTCCCATGTCCCCGGCCTCGCTCCCGGCTTCACGCAAGCAGTCTGTCGCGTCCAACACCGGGCTTTCTCTTGCTGCCGGGGATGAGGAGCACCCCGACTTGTCGACCAAGCCTCGCTGCCAGAGGTGTCGCAAAAGCAAGAAGGGGTGCGACAGGCAGAGGCCTTGCGGTCGGTGCAAGGATGCGGGGCTGGGGGCGGATCAGTGCAtcagcgaggatgaggggaatgggaggaaggggaggtatGGGAGGCACATGGGGGTGCCGCtcgtcaaggaggaggttgctgctgcgccgGTTGCGATGACGACGTTGCCGCcgatgatggggggtgggttcGGCGGGGGGGTGACTGGCGGGGCGGAGTACGCCTcggaggttggagggggggataaggggaagaagaggaagagatga
- the CLB4 gene encoding B-type cyclin (COG:D; EggNog:ENOG503NWN7) gives MDAKPQRPLRIYQAAPPITEHIHSNKPSLHQRNKSVGTVKIMANTGALNAPPKRVILHDLSNTNRPIADEPIVKAVRARAKSVVNAAAPTVAGAGRNDEKENHQVAPAPVAKSYNVAPVDVTKPTARNANSLNQQRPVGALAQPPLKNGVPRNIKPTMIYRDSNEQEVAGRVELLTNVDDLVAMVDKQIKRPRQYKSQPSLKAEQASQKPTQSKAAVQTEKLAELDDESDFDDNVTEAAYEDAVEQISYDTAGIGNRNLAELESDVSVSIAQVAKSLPTAEEDEYSDEDHSGVYEDHGYTTAHSYRSHGDNTTGGLTTMVAPASSLNAQRELAIAKDWVLSTQTEEEIEEEAWDVSMVAEYGEEIFAYMRQLEDSMVPNPHYMDNQTEIQWSMRAVLMDWLIQVHHRFCLLPETLFLTVNYIDRFLSVKIVSLGKLQLVGATALFVAAKYEEINCPSVQEIVYMVDSGYNVDEILKAERFMLSMLQFELGWPGPMSFLRRISKADDYELETRTLAKYFLEVTIMDERFVGSPASYIAAGAHCISRMFLEKGDWTLSHVHYSGYTLSQLKPLINMMFECCREPRKHHSAVYDKYSSPKYKNASTYVEAKMLRGVTLSYLYSAMAEAASSSGSECEAFRANHHLPVALEA, from the exons ATGGATGCCAAG CCTCAGCGCCCTCTGCGCATCTACCAAGCCGCCCCTCCTATCACCGAGCACATCCATTCTAACAAGCCCTCCTTGCACCAGCGAAACAAGTCCGTTGGCACCGTCAAGATTATGGCCAACACGGGTGCCCTCAACGCTCCTCCCAAGAGAGTCATCCTCCACGATTTGAGCAACACCAATCGCCCCATTGCCGACGAGCCCATCGTTAAGGCTGTTCGCGCTCGCGCCAAGTCGGTTGTtaatgctgctgctcctaCTGTCGCCGGAGCCGGTCGCAacgacgagaaggagaacCACCAGGTTGCGCCTGCTCCGGTTGCAAAGTCCTACAACGTGGCTCCGGTCGATGTCACAAAGCCCACCGCTCGTAACGCCAACAGCCTCAACCAGCAACGTCCCGTCGGCGCCCTTGCCCAACCTCCTCTGAAGAATGGCGTTCCCAGGAACATCAAGCCCACCATGATCTACAGAGACAGCAATGAGCAGGAAGTCGCCGGTCGTGTCGAACTTCTTACCAACGTTGACGATCTGGTTGCCATGGTTGACAAGCAGATTAAGCGCCCGCGTCAATACAAGAGCCAGCCATCCTTGAAGGCAGAGCAGGCCTCCCAGAAGCCGACCCAGTCCAAGGCTGCGGTCCAGACCGAGAAGCTCGCCGAGCTCGATGACGAGAGCGATTTCGACGACAATGTTACCGAGGCGGCTTACGAGGACGCCGTGGAGCAGATTTCGTACGACACCGCTGGCATTGGCAACCGCAATCTGGCTGAGCTCGAGTCCGATGTGTCTGTTTCCATCGCGCAGGTGGCCAAGTCCCTTCCCACagctgaggaggacgagTATTCGGACGAGGATCACTCGGGTGTTTACGAGGATCATGGATACACGACAGCCCACTCCTACCGGTCTCATGGGGACAACACCACGGGCGGACTGACCACCATGGTGGCTCCTGCTTCCAGCCTCAATGCGCAGAGAGAGCTTGCCATTGCCAAGGACTGGGTTCTTTCTACTCAGACGGAGGAAGAGATTGAGGAAGAGGCCTGGGACGTGAGCATGGTGGCCGAGTATGGCGAAGAGATCTTTGCTTACATGAGACAGCTCGAG GATTCCATGGTCCCCAATCCCCACTACATGGATAACCAGACCGAAATCCAGTGGTCGATGCGCGCAGTTCTCATGGACTGGTTGATTCAGGTACATCACCGGTTTTGCCTGCTCCCCGAGACGCTGTTTCTCACCGTCAACTACATTGACCGCTTCCTGTCGGTCAAGATTGTCTCGCTCGGCAAGCTCCAGCTTGTCGGCGCCACGGCCCTCTTCGTTGCCGCCAAGTACGAGGAGATCAACTGCCCATCAGTCCAGGAAATTGTGTACATGGTCGACTCGGGCTACAACGTGGACGAGATCCTGAAGGCGGAGCGCTTCATGCTTAGTATGCTTCAGTTTGAGCTCGGCTGGCCCGGTCCCATGAGCTTCCTGCGTCGCATTAGCAAGGCTGATGATTACGAGTTGGAGACTCGCACTCTGGCCAAGTATTTCTTGGAGGTCACCATCATGGACGAGCGCTTTGTTGGCAGCCCTGCCAGCTACATTGCCGCCGGTGCCCACTGCATCTCTCGCATGTTCCTTGAGAAGGGCGATTGG ACTCTTTCTCACGTTCACTACTCTGGCTACACCTTGAGCCAGCTCAAGCCACTCATCAACATGATGTTTGAATGCTGCCGCGAGCCTCGCAAGCACCACAGCGCTGTCTATGACAAATACTCGTCCCCCAAATACAAGAACGCCTCGACCTATGTTGAGGCCAAGATGCTTCGTGGGGTGACGCTGTCCTACCTCTACAGCGCCATGGCCGAGGCCGCGAGCTCGTCGGGCTCCGAGTGTGAGGCCTTCCGCGCCAACCACCACTTGCCTGTTGCCCTTGAGGCCTAA